A genomic segment from Moorena sp. SIOASIH encodes:
- a CDS encoding SMP-30/gluconolactonase/LRE family protein, translated as MKSIHQLVICLLLLFTVLFTLPTQALAESSLAAIMDTNAQVEQVATGFEFTEGPVWNDAGFLLFSDIPANTIYQFWTADEKLEVFRHPSGNANGNTFNREGHLLTAEYANRRISITEKDGTVVTLASQYQGKSLNSPNDLVVKSDGSIYFTDPCYSPRFLNYYNLQTHPQELGFYGVYRLAPEGKLTLLARNFVHPNGIAFSPDEQKLYISDFQKGHIRVFDVQPDGTLSNGHIFAELKTSGKPGGPDGMKIDLQGNVYSTGPGGVWIFSPSANLLGIIEVPEIPAANLAWGDSDKKTLYITAKTSIYRIHLKIPGVTTIALSAGSRE; from the coding sequence ATGAAGAGCATCCATCAACTAGTAATCTGCTTGCTGTTGCTATTCACTGTGTTATTCACACTCCCTACTCAGGCTCTTGCCGAGAGTAGTTTAGCAGCAATTATGGATACAAATGCCCAGGTAGAACAAGTAGCTACAGGGTTTGAGTTTACAGAGGGACCAGTGTGGAACGATGCTGGTTTCTTACTATTTAGTGATATTCCCGCTAATACTATCTATCAATTCTGGACTGCTGATGAAAAACTAGAAGTATTTCGTCACCCTTCTGGAAACGCCAATGGCAATACCTTCAATAGAGAGGGGCACTTGTTGACTGCGGAATATGCAAACCGTCGCATTTCTATAACCGAGAAAGATGGCACTGTCGTTACACTTGCCAGTCAGTACCAGGGGAAAAGTCTCAATAGCCCCAATGACTTGGTAGTTAAGTCAGATGGAAGCATCTATTTTACTGACCCTTGCTACAGCCCTAGATTCCTTAACTACTACAATCTGCAAACACACCCCCAAGAACTAGGCTTTTATGGTGTCTATCGGCTAGCACCGGAGGGTAAATTGACTCTGCTGGCGAGGAACTTTGTACATCCGAATGGTATTGCCTTTTCCCCAGATGAGCAAAAACTGTACATTAGTGATTTCCAAAAAGGTCACATTCGGGTCTTTGACGTGCAGCCAGACGGTACCCTAAGCAACGGACATATTTTTGCTGAACTGAAGACATCTGGTAAACCGGGTGGACCAGATGGTATGAAAATAGATCTGCAAGGAAATGTTTACTCTACTGGACCTGGGGGAGTGTGGATTTTCTCACCGTCAGCTAATTTACTGGGTATTATTGAAGTACCAGAGATTCCTGCTGCTAACTTAGCATGGGGTGACAGTGACAAAAAAACCCTCTACATTACTGCAAAAACCAGCATTTACCGTATTCATCTTAAAATCCCAGGAGTTACGACTATAGCGCTGTCCGCTGGGAGTCGGGAATAA